The nucleotide window ACCCTCGATGGGAAAGGTGAATTTGGTGAAGAAGAAGGGATGGGGACTATATACTTACAGCATCGTGAAACGAATGAGATGACAGAATATATTTTAACTGACAATGAAAATAAAATGCGTACACCAAAAAAATTAGTATGGCTAGATGATAATCGAATACTAATGACGATTGGACTTTCCCAAGGAATGGTGTCACAGGGAGGGGATGTATATGTGTGGGATATTAGGAAAAATGCGCTCCTCCCACTTATTATCCTAACATCACCGCGTGAAGAAATTTCAAATGTTGAGCTAATAGAAAACAATCAGTTTATCTATGAAAAGTTTATTTATGAAACAGATCAAATGGAATATAACCAAAGTCGAATTGAAAATGGAACAATTGACCGAATAATGGGGACAGTGGAACAATTTGGGCAAGGTACAATGACCATCAAGCAAGAGAATGATGTGGTGGTCACATATGCAGTTGATTTAGAAAACATTCAGTATTGGTCTGGTGAAAAGCTTGAAGAAGTGGAGGAAGGGACCTTAAAAAACGGACATTTCGAAATAATAGTAGTAGACGGGATCGTTACGCTCATACTTAAGAAGTAATGTAAATAAAGCACTTCCACGGCGTATTAATCTATAAAGTGGAAGTGCTTTTATGTAGCATTTTTACGATTCAAATTGCAAATATTCTAATACGTTGCCGAATGGGTCCTTAATGCGAATAAATTTGCCAGGAGGACAGCTTGTTGGTACATCGATAATAAATTCAACATTGGCATCCTTTAAAAAAGCTACCGTCTCCTCAATATTTTCTGTTTGCAAACCGAGGACAATGCCAGGTGATTGACCTTCAGAATTGGTTGATGTCTTGTCATTTTCTTCTAGAACGATTGGTAAATCTCCATGGAGAAGGGAAACGATTTTAGGGCCGTAATGTTTAGAAATTTCAAATCCTAAAACATTCGTATAAAAATCAATAGCTTTACTTATGTCCGGAACATAAATACTAATGACGCAAATACTAGTTTTCATTAGACAACCTCCTTTATTTATTTACTATCATTCGACTATTATTGTGATATTCCTTTTTTATTCTTTAGACTTTTTCTGTTGGCGTTAACCCTAACTCATTAAATTTGTCTACTATTTTCTGATAGCGAAGCTCATATTCTTCTTCAGAAAGTATTTCATTTAATAACTGCTGTGGTGTATGCACCTGCCCACCCTTTACTACATATGCAATATTCATTGTTTGCTCAATGTCCTTTAGTGGATTGTCGTTTAATACGAGAATATCCGTAGTAAAACCTTCTTGTATTTTTCCTAAGTGTGGGATGTTTAAAGCTTGTGCGGCCTTTGACGTTGCTGCAAAAATGGCCTCAAATGATGTGAAGCCTGCTTCAACAAATAACTGTAGTTCTCGATGCAGTGCAAGACCAGGGTAGGTGAATATACCAGCTGGTGTATCGGTGCCTGCTACTACAGTGCCACCCATTTTAAAATACGTATGGGCAATCTTTTGGATTGTTTTAACATGCTGACCTAACTTTTTTAACTGGTCCCCATAAGTTAATTGATTTTCCCACATCTTTATTAAGCTTCCTATTTCATGGATATGATTGGCTATAAGATGTTCAGGCTTCCAATATTGGTCTACTAAATTTAGCTGATCATATAAAGTTAAGGTTGGACAAAAAGCTACATCATATTGTAGAAGTTGTTTGCAAATGTCCTGAATTAATGCTTCATCAGGCTCGTTCCAAGGAATTTGAGCATATACATTCTCTGGCGCATTCATTGTAAAGTTTGGATAC belongs to Solibacillus sp. FSL R7-0682 and includes:
- a CDS encoding DUF4652 domain-containing protein, translating into MMNNQLPKQLQNLSDNKKRVIRKVNQKINDNKQPQRTIRNRTIPILFTGLITCIIILSVVFLTLEVKPHLSSTDLNEQHNLQEQVREASFTIIENVTDAPTFHTEWQTSPSQKWQLTLDGKGEFGEEEGMGTIYLQHRETNEMTEYILTDNENKMRTPKKLVWLDDNRILMTIGLSQGMVSQGGDVYVWDIRKNALLPLIILTSPREEISNVELIENNQFIYEKFIYETDQMEYNQSRIENGTIDRIMGTVEQFGQGTMTIKQENDVVVTYAVDLENIQYWSGEKLEEVEEGTLKNGHFEIIVVDGIVTLILKK
- a CDS encoding amidohydrolase family protein, producing MILLKDGNVLNMTTGLFEQKDILLHGDTILQVSADILVEDVLIISCENLWLIPGLIDMHVHIKENFAQYFTAAGVTTVRNTAGSIIELEQLMKAAADSFTPRVISADRMIDGPPGIWGADSPYNVNITEEQAAREEVRRQVALGAHFIKVYGWLDPMIMEIVVDEARQFGKEVSCDILHSKKMHALDAAKMGIKWVEHCSGVLQAMYPNFTMNAPENVYAQIPWNEPDEALIQDICKQLLQYDVAFCPTLTLYDQLNLVDQYWKPEHLIANHIHEIGSLIKMWENQLTYGDQLKKLGQHVKTIQKIAHTYFKMGGTVVAGTDTPAGIFTYPGLALHRELQLFVEAGFTSFEAIFAATSKAAQALNIPHLGKIQEGFTTDILVLNDNPLKDIEQTMNIAYVVKGGQVHTPQQLLNEILSEEEYELRYQKIVDKFNELGLTPTEKV
- a CDS encoding VOC family protein, with translation MKTSICVISIYVPDISKAIDFYTNVLGFEISKHYGPKIVSLLHGDLPIVLEENDKTSTNSEGQSPGIVLGLQTENIEETVAFLKDANVEFIIDVPTSCPPGKFIRIKDPFGNVLEYLQFES